Proteins encoded by one window of Methanomassiliicoccales archaeon:
- a CDS encoding amidohydrolase family protein, with protein MKYPRNDEVRMRFVSGMILTDEGFIEGYVGFQDGVVIEIGKGKPQEAEVRGIVLPTLIDAHTHIADYRVPVDLSLSIEELVAPPNGLKHRMLRNTSDEALFAAMEEARGIMLRRGASQFIDFREGGEKGAALLKKCSGWPKPYVMGRPNNLCFDREEVDKVLEVADGIGVSSVSDWELEELKELAAYVHSRGRRFAIHASERIREDIDDILDLQPDFIVHMTMADIGDLQACASAGVPIVACPRSNLFFGRVPPLAAMLKAEVDVALGTDNAMFNLPDMLSEMEFAGRILRSQGIKDLSPVLSMALYNGQKLLMGKSTIGIRPGESCDFMVARWHQGDPVTDLVLRGSSSDPLMVCLGLNEWRGGT; from the coding sequence TTGAAGTATCCGAGGAACGATGAGGTGAGGATGCGCTTCGTCTCGGGAATGATCCTGACGGATGAGGGGTTCATAGAAGGTTATGTCGGTTTTCAGGATGGTGTAGTAATCGAAATAGGTAAAGGAAAACCTCAGGAAGCCGAAGTTCGTGGGATTGTCTTACCTACTTTGATTGACGCCCATACGCATATCGCAGACTATCGTGTGCCAGTCGACCTTTCACTTTCAATAGAAGAGTTAGTGGCCCCTCCCAACGGTCTCAAGCATCGCATGCTTCGAAACACCTCGGATGAGGCTCTATTTGCCGCTATGGAAGAAGCGCGAGGCATTATGTTGAGGAGAGGGGCCTCACAATTCATCGACTTCAGGGAAGGAGGGGAGAAAGGAGCAGCTTTGCTGAAAAAATGCTCTGGTTGGCCTAAACCATATGTGATGGGGCGTCCGAATAATCTATGCTTCGATAGAGAAGAGGTAGATAAGGTCTTAGAAGTGGCAGATGGAATAGGTGTGTCAAGCGTTAGCGATTGGGAGTTGGAGGAGCTTAAAGAATTGGCAGCTTATGTGCATTCTAGGGGTAGGCGCTTTGCTATCCATGCCTCAGAAAGGATTCGGGAGGATATTGATGATATATTGGACCTCCAACCGGATTTCATAGTCCACATGACCATGGCGGATATAGGCGACTTGCAAGCCTGCGCCTCCGCAGGTGTTCCAATTGTAGCTTGCCCTCGCTCCAATTTGTTCTTTGGCAGGGTACCTCCTTTAGCCGCGATGCTAAAGGCTGAAGTGGATGTGGCTTTAGGCACAGACAACGCCATGTTCAACCTACCAGACATGTTAAGCGAGATGGAATTCGCAGGCCGCATATTGCGTTCTCAAGGAATAAAGGACTTAAGCCCAGTTCTTTCCATGGCCTTGTATAATGGCCAGAAGTTATTAATGGGCAAATCCACAATAGGTATCCGGCCGGGCGAATCTTGCGACTTCATGGTCGCCAGGTGGCATCAGGGCGACCCCGTGACCGATCTGGTCTTGCGCGGCAGTTCGTCGGACCCGCTGATGGTCTGCTTAGGCCTTAATGAATGGAGAGGAGGAACATGA
- a CDS encoding PAS domain S-box protein, translating to MVRVLCVDDEQDVLELTKAFLEEKGNVQVVTCLSAIEALRLLETTEFTAIISDYQMPEMDGLSLLKEVREKWPNLPFILFTGRGREEVAIDAYKNGADSYVMKGGDARAQYEMLAHELNLALAKRHAETELRKRYKRFNLFMQNISDIIFMVSATGRIIYVSPAILSVLGYSRKELEGMDLEEIRKMLLTGSPHHQNAMELLLEAEQNCGSFLKAKAKDGSVRLFHIKTKIVEESEGKMFIAIAKDITHITTVESELRLRDNLFSTLLDYMPFPSGITRAKDGRIIHVNRSVENIMGYRKEDVIGKTTVEVGLWDAEKRSQVLSQLPPGKMMRGVQMDLRMVDGSRGVFTVDIMRIAMNDMKDEQFFFFMIRSRVS from the coding sequence ATGGTGCGCGTTCTTTGCGTCGATGACGAGCAGGACGTTTTAGAACTGACGAAAGCATTTCTGGAGGAGAAAGGAAACGTTCAGGTCGTGACTTGCCTTTCAGCGATAGAAGCGTTAAGATTGCTGGAAACCACCGAATTTACCGCTATCATTTCAGATTATCAAATGCCAGAGATGGACGGTTTGAGCTTGCTAAAGGAAGTAAGGGAAAAGTGGCCCAATTTACCTTTCATCTTATTTACTGGGAGGGGAAGAGAGGAGGTGGCCATTGACGCCTACAAAAACGGGGCCGACTCCTACGTCATGAAGGGTGGTGATGCGAGAGCACAGTACGAGATGTTAGCTCATGAACTTAATCTTGCGCTCGCCAAGAGGCATGCCGAGACAGAGTTACGAAAAAGATACAAAAGGTTTAACCTGTTCATGCAAAACATTTCTGATATAATATTTATGGTTTCGGCAACTGGGCGAATCATCTATGTAAGCCCTGCAATCCTGTCAGTTCTAGGGTATTCGAGAAAAGAATTGGAGGGTATGGATCTAGAGGAAATCAGAAAGATGCTGCTTACCGGCTCCCCACACCATCAAAATGCGATGGAGCTTCTTCTAGAAGCTGAGCAAAATTGTGGCTCTTTTCTTAAAGCGAAAGCCAAGGACGGTTCAGTGCGGTTATTCCATATAAAGACAAAAATCGTGGAAGAGTCGGAAGGGAAGATGTTTATAGCGATTGCCAAAGACATCACTCATATCACAACGGTAGAGAGCGAACTCAGGCTTAGGGACAACCTTTTTTCAACTCTTCTTGATTATATGCCTTTCCCCTCCGGTATTACCAGAGCAAAAGATGGAAGGATAATTCACGTTAATCGCAGTGTGGAAAATATCATGGGATATAGGAAAGAAGATGTAATCGGGAAGACGACGGTCGAGGTGGGACTATGGGATGCTGAGAAGAGGAGTCAAGTGTTATCGCAACTCCCGCCTGGCAAAATGATGAGGGGAGTGCAAATGGATTTGAGAATGGTAGACGGAAGCAGAGGCGTTTTTACAGTGGATATTATGAGAATAGCTATGAATGATATGAAGGATGAACAATTTTTCTTTTTTATGATTAGATCTAGAGTATCCTAA
- a CDS encoding carboxypeptidase-like regulatory domain-containing protein, translated as MKDKSGGIEGLPLQLLIMVLVAGIGSAIIVGWMGGLEAPQAIGAIHSSASEIILQDGDGDGIYSAKDLELIITVLDQEGDPVTGAAVVIEGCGLKEKDGHAPHGVTDNEGKVHFKGLTASRYGNSVGFITITVAKSGMSASKSIMVPVVCT; from the coding sequence GTGAAAGATAAGAGCGGCGGTATAGAGGGGCTCCCTCTACAGCTGCTTATAATGGTGCTAGTAGCCGGAATCGGATCTGCTATAATTGTAGGCTGGATGGGGGGGTTGGAGGCCCCACAGGCAATTGGGGCGATACATTCATCCGCTTCGGAAATCATCCTACAAGATGGAGATGGGGACGGTATTTATTCGGCAAAAGACCTGGAACTAATCATTACAGTTTTGGATCAAGAAGGAGATCCAGTAACCGGAGCGGCAGTTGTGATTGAAGGATGTGGCCTTAAAGAAAAGGATGGTCATGCCCCTCATGGTGTAACCGATAATGAAGGTAAGGTCCACTTCAAAGGACTAACCGCTTCTAGATATGGTAATTCGGTGGGTTTCATCACCATAACTGTGGCTAAAAGTGGAATGTCAGCTAGTAAAAGCATCATGGTTCCAGTGGTGTGTACGTGA
- the glyS gene encoding glycine--tRNA ligase, whose product MMNSADVLSLCKRRGFIWPAYEIYGGVAGLYDYGPLGTSMKNNIIEVWRRAYTLGEGFVEIDSDTIGPEAVFKASGHVDQFADKLVVCTNCRAPYRADHLLKDCPNAAALTLSELDREIEKRGVRCPDCEGVLSPSEEFNLMFKTMIGPGSAGRVGYLRPETAQGIFVNFNSLYRFMREKLPFGVIQVGRGYRNEISPRQGVIRLREFNMMEAELFVDPANKSWPRYADVKGESLRLVPNNPGDREVSMSLEEAVGSGVIANETLAYFMWFTQKFLVMIGVDPERLRFRQHLRNEMAHYAADCWDAEALLSIGWTEIVGIADRGCWDLSRHMEYSKVDMSVLRRYDAPIEVEREVLKPKYNLLGPAFKAKSAQVGKALENADPKMVKDGVIKIKVENEELLVEEKFFEVVKIKDKVMGERFVPHVIEPSHGLDRIMYTCLEHAYYERGGEEGSTVVLRLSPLIAPIKVGVFPLMPKDELVAVAKDLDWSLRMSGIESAYDDSGSIGRRYARMDEIGTPFCLTVDYQTLEDGTLTIRERDTTEQVRVQREEVVSIISSLLCGAKEFAALKK is encoded by the coding sequence ATGATGAACTCTGCGGACGTGCTCTCCCTGTGCAAGCGCAGGGGGTTCATATGGCCAGCTTACGAGATATATGGAGGTGTGGCAGGGCTTTATGATTATGGCCCTTTAGGAACGTCGATGAAAAACAATATAATCGAAGTTTGGCGACGTGCCTACACTCTCGGTGAAGGATTCGTAGAGATAGACTCTGATACCATAGGCCCTGAGGCGGTCTTCAAGGCTTCGGGTCACGTGGATCAATTCGCCGACAAGTTGGTGGTGTGTACCAATTGTCGAGCACCTTACCGAGCAGACCACCTATTAAAGGATTGCCCCAACGCCGCAGCCCTCACTCTTAGCGAGCTAGACAGGGAAATCGAAAAAAGGGGTGTTAGATGTCCTGATTGCGAGGGCGTTCTTTCTCCCTCCGAAGAATTCAATCTAATGTTCAAGACCATGATTGGTCCTGGTTCAGCAGGAAGGGTTGGATACCTCAGACCAGAGACAGCACAAGGGATATTCGTGAATTTCAATTCCTTGTATCGTTTCATGCGCGAAAAGCTCCCATTTGGCGTGATTCAGGTGGGTCGGGGCTATCGTAATGAGATTTCCCCACGCCAGGGCGTGATCCGTCTAAGAGAATTCAACATGATGGAGGCGGAACTCTTTGTGGACCCTGCAAATAAAAGTTGGCCACGCTATGCTGATGTAAAGGGAGAGAGTCTTCGTTTGGTTCCTAACAATCCTGGAGACAGGGAAGTGAGCATGAGTTTAGAAGAGGCAGTGGGTTCTGGCGTGATCGCCAATGAAACATTGGCCTATTTCATGTGGTTTACCCAGAAATTTCTCGTCATGATCGGCGTGGATCCCGAGCGTCTTAGATTCCGCCAGCATCTGAGAAATGAAATGGCGCATTATGCCGCGGATTGTTGGGATGCGGAGGCGTTGCTTTCAATTGGTTGGACAGAGATAGTCGGTATAGCAGATCGAGGATGCTGGGACCTCTCCAGGCATATGGAGTATTCTAAAGTTGACATGTCCGTACTGAGGCGCTATGACGCACCTATCGAGGTGGAGCGCGAGGTCCTGAAGCCGAAGTACAATCTTTTAGGCCCTGCATTCAAGGCTAAATCGGCACAGGTGGGAAAGGCTCTGGAAAACGCCGACCCGAAAATGGTTAAGGATGGAGTAATAAAGATTAAGGTAGAAAACGAAGAGCTTCTGGTAGAAGAAAAGTTCTTTGAAGTAGTCAAGATAAAGGATAAGGTGATGGGAGAGAGATTCGTGCCTCATGTCATTGAGCCTTCTCATGGGCTCGATCGAATAATGTATACTTGTCTGGAGCATGCATATTATGAGAGGGGAGGAGAGGAGGGCAGTACCGTGGTGCTGAGATTGAGCCCCTTGATAGCACCTATCAAAGTTGGTGTCTTCCCCTTGATGCCTAAGGACGAGCTTGTGGCGGTGGCGAAGGATTTGGATTGGTCTCTCAGGATGAGTGGTATCGAATCTGCTTATGACGATTCAGGTTCCATTGGGCGCAGATATGCACGCATGGATGAAATCGGCACACCTTTCTGCCTCACCGTTGACTACCAGACATTAGAAGATGGCACCTTAACCATTAGGGAAAGGGATACGACAGAGCAAGTTAGGGTTCAACGGGAGGAGGTAGTCAGTATCATTTCCTCCTTGCTCTGCGGGGCGAAAGAATTCGCTGCGCTCAAAAAGTGA
- the thpR gene encoding RNA 2',3'-cyclic phosphodiesterase — MRAFIAVDLSPLPALESVLKELNEIKGVKAVEPSTLHITLKFLGDTEERLSPTISDIMREAVYEIEPFEVEISGGGAFPEKGPARVIWAGIQGGNSLQIIARRLEEKCAALGFPREDRGFKAHLTLARIKDPRASKQAREVVEKISCSHFGKKKVEEIVLKKSVLRPQGPDYFDVLKVRFS, encoded by the coding sequence ATGAGGGCTTTCATAGCGGTCGATCTATCGCCTCTACCAGCTTTGGAATCCGTTTTAAAAGAACTCAATGAAATAAAAGGAGTAAAAGCCGTCGAGCCTTCTACGTTGCACATCACTCTGAAGTTCTTAGGGGATACAGAGGAGCGCCTTTCGCCCACCATATCTGATATAATGAGGGAAGCAGTTTATGAAATAGAGCCTTTTGAAGTGGAGATAAGCGGTGGAGGGGCATTCCCAGAGAAGGGTCCAGCAAGGGTAATTTGGGCTGGGATACAGGGAGGAAACTCCCTGCAAATTATAGCTCGACGTCTGGAGGAAAAGTGTGCCGCATTGGGATTCCCTAGAGAAGACCGTGGATTCAAGGCGCATTTAACTTTGGCTAGGATTAAGGATCCCAGAGCTTCGAAACAGGCGAGAGAGGTGGTTGAAAAGATATCCTGCTCACATTTTGGTAAGAAAAAAGTAGAAGAGATCGTGTTGAAAAAGAGCGTTCTTCGTCCTCAAGGGCCGGATTATTTCGACGTTCTCAAAGTACGATTTAGTTAG
- a CDS encoding universal stress protein, with protein sequence MTLFKKILIPTDGSENTKEAIAKGLEMARLMDAEVTALYVVDQTAFINFPMDSTIVSVYSLLEKEGKEAVEYVKNEGAKMGVKVATKIEEGSPARKIIDASKFHDLIVMGTLGRTGISKILLGSVAERVVRYADCPVLVVRSHKGV encoded by the coding sequence ATGACGCTGTTTAAGAAGATCTTGATTCCTACGGATGGGAGCGAGAACACCAAGGAAGCGATAGCCAAGGGCTTAGAGATGGCTAGACTCATGGACGCGGAGGTAACCGCATTATATGTCGTCGATCAGACTGCGTTCATCAACTTCCCGATGGACTCCACTATTGTTTCAGTCTATTCCCTTCTCGAGAAAGAAGGAAAAGAAGCAGTAGAATATGTAAAGAATGAAGGCGCGAAAATGGGGGTTAAGGTGGCGACGAAGATAGAAGAAGGTTCCCCTGCACGGAAGATAATTGACGCGTCAAAATTCCATGATTTGATTGTAATGGGGACCTTGGGCCGTACAGGCATCTCAAAAATATTATTGGGTAGTGTGGCAGAGCGCGTGGTTCGATATGCGGATTGCCCGGTTTTAGTAGTAAGGTCGCACAAGGGGGTCTAA
- a CDS encoding biotin carboxylase N-terminal domain-containing protein, with the protein MFKRLLVANRGEIAIRIMRTCKRLNIPTVAIYAPNDRHCKHVMVADKSEELHSEKGIIPYLDIDAILEVADRLKVDAIHPGYGFLSEKAEFARRVEEEGIVWIGPNAKAMALLGSKLDGREFMEKCGVKTTPGTLKPLENAEDAKREARRIGYPVMLKAAGGGGGRGMRVVESEEEIEQAFESAQAEADKAFKDPKIFLERKVIKPRHIEFQMVGDSKVRGYCLGERECSIQRRNQKLVEETPSCAVTDEMRQEIFPRIERALEKAGYQSLCTFEFLMDNNGELYFMEANTRIQVEHPVTEMVTGLDLVEMQLRIASDRDVSEQLLQAKPKGAAIEFRINAENPFNNFFPAPGRIEKYIEPSGEGIRVDSHAYEGYVVPADYDSMLAKLIVHGRDRSEALRRAKEALDRYTLTGIKNTIPYHRLVVRTQAFRSGNYSTDFVREHPPSELLKQEAFSIFDAER; encoded by the coding sequence GTGTTTAAAAGGTTGCTCGTAGCCAACAGAGGTGAGATCGCCATTCGCATTATGAGAACTTGTAAGCGACTTAATATTCCTACCGTAGCGATTTACGCTCCGAATGATAGACATTGCAAGCATGTCATGGTGGCTGATAAGAGTGAAGAGCTACACTCTGAAAAAGGCATCATCCCATACCTAGATATTGACGCGATTCTAGAAGTGGCAGACAGATTGAAGGTCGACGCGATACACCCAGGCTATGGCTTTCTTTCGGAAAAGGCAGAATTTGCTCGAAGGGTGGAAGAGGAAGGTATTGTTTGGATCGGCCCTAATGCCAAGGCCATGGCATTGCTCGGGAGCAAGCTTGACGGCCGCGAGTTCATGGAAAAATGTGGTGTAAAGACCACCCCAGGGACACTTAAGCCATTGGAGAACGCAGAGGATGCAAAGCGTGAGGCTAGGCGCATCGGTTATCCCGTCATGCTCAAAGCTGCTGGTGGCGGTGGCGGAAGAGGCATGAGAGTGGTAGAGTCAGAAGAAGAGATCGAACAGGCATTCGAATCGGCACAGGCCGAAGCCGATAAAGCATTCAAAGACCCAAAAATCTTCTTGGAAAGAAAAGTAATCAAACCAAGGCATATTGAATTCCAGATGGTAGGGGATAGTAAGGTTAGAGGGTATTGCCTAGGCGAAAGAGAATGCTCGATACAGAGGCGTAATCAAAAACTGGTGGAGGAGACACCATCATGCGCAGTCACGGATGAAATGCGCCAGGAAATTTTTCCCCGCATAGAAAGGGCGTTGGAAAAAGCAGGTTATCAGAGCCTTTGTACTTTTGAGTTTTTGATGGACAACAATGGCGAATTATACTTCATGGAAGCCAATACTCGCATTCAAGTAGAACACCCAGTAACAGAAATGGTCACTGGTTTAGACTTAGTAGAAATGCAACTCAGGATCGCTTCGGATCGTGATGTGAGCGAGCAACTTTTACAGGCTAAGCCAAAGGGAGCAGCGATAGAGTTCCGCATTAATGCTGAAAACCCCTTCAACAATTTCTTCCCCGCGCCTGGAAGGATAGAGAAATATATTGAACCCTCAGGTGAAGGGATTCGCGTAGACTCACATGCTTATGAAGGTTATGTAGTACCAGCTGATTATGATTCCATGCTGGCAAAGCTTATTGTGCATGGTCGAGACCGATCAGAAGCGCTGCGCAGAGCCAAGGAAGCCTTGGATAGATACACTCTCACCGGTATCAAGAACACCATTCCATATCACCGCTTAGTGGTTCGTACTCAAGCTTTTCGCAGCGGAAATTACAGCACCGATTTCGTTAGAGAACATCCACCATCAGAATTGCTGAAGCAAGAAGCTTTTTCTATTTTCGATGCTGAACGCTAA
- a CDS encoding 4Fe-4S binding protein: protein MVAQVKAEDCVGCGLCEDACPNGAIKVDEIAIVDAKSCTDCGTCADECPNSAISVNK, encoded by the coding sequence ATGGTTGCACAAGTGAAAGCTGAGGACTGTGTTGGATGCGGCCTCTGCGAGGATGCCTGTCCAAACGGAGCTATAAAGGTAGACGAGATCGCTATAGTTGACGCAAAGTCCTGCACTGATTGCGGCACCTGCGCTGACGAATGCCCCAACTCAGCCATTTCCGTTAATAAATAA
- a CDS encoding CBS domain-containing protein, whose product MMKMMGENIEAVKKRELLRSKIDSIGLASLIEKDYESVDPEMTLSDVVAKMRAKDLHEVPVIDGSRKLLGVISYRNIIRRRNLVIGMKAKTILEQAPLITEETRITEVAEHFISTGYRQLPVVKGNKLVGLVSRAGIISIIPKIKDLRNLKAKELMTTDVATVSRNDSIKKALEIMRRLDIRTLPVVDDDERLVGIIGIKDMVNYFWGVKDAQKIGERSGNNDPVEIKVGSLAVDNVYTISPEDDVGSVVKLMTSKNVSALPVVERDKIQGILTMYDLVELVASFREREMVYMQITGLEEEDRFSLDIMEKEIQSGLAKISKITKPQLFTLHVTKHHSTGNRAKYSLSGRLFTENGAFIAKSVDWSLIKATVDLMNILDAKVMEMKEERLDKKKKPRKEI is encoded by the coding sequence ATGATGAAAATGATGGGAGAAAACATCGAAGCGGTGAAGAAGCGGGAGCTGTTGCGCTCCAAGATAGACAGCATCGGTTTGGCCAGCCTCATAGAGAAAGATTATGAGAGCGTAGACCCCGAAATGACGCTCTCAGATGTGGTGGCCAAGATGCGCGCTAAGGACCTGCATGAGGTTCCCGTTATCGATGGCTCGAGGAAGCTGCTGGGAGTAATAAGCTATCGAAATATCATCCGGCGCCGCAACCTAGTAATTGGTATGAAAGCTAAAACCATCCTAGAACAAGCCCCGCTGATCACTGAAGAAACGCGAATAACTGAGGTGGCAGAGCACTTTATTTCTACAGGCTATCGACAACTGCCAGTGGTGAAGGGGAATAAGCTCGTAGGCTTAGTTTCTCGTGCAGGGATAATCAGCATCATTCCCAAGATAAAAGATCTAAGAAATCTAAAGGCCAAAGAGTTGATGACCACGGATGTCGCCACCGTCTCCCGTAACGACTCAATAAAGAAAGCGTTGGAGATCATGCGCAGACTGGATATACGCACCTTGCCAGTAGTAGATGATGATGAGAGATTGGTGGGGATCATTGGCATCAAGGACATGGTGAATTACTTTTGGGGAGTTAAAGATGCACAAAAGATCGGGGAGAGAAGTGGGAATAATGATCCAGTGGAGATAAAGGTAGGTTCACTAGCCGTTGATAATGTCTATACCATCTCTCCCGAGGATGATGTGGGATCCGTGGTCAAGCTCATGACCTCTAAGAATGTCTCTGCGCTACCAGTAGTAGAGAGAGATAAGATACAAGGCATCCTCACCATGTATGATCTCGTAGAGTTAGTCGCCTCTTTCCGCGAAAGGGAAATGGTCTACATGCAGATAACGGGCTTGGAGGAGGAGGATCGCTTCTCCTTAGATATAATGGAGAAAGAGATCCAGAGCGGTCTTGCCAAGATCTCCAAAATAACCAAGCCTCAGCTCTTTACCTTGCATGTGACCAAGCACCATTCCACGGGGAATAGAGCGAAGTATTCCCTGAGCGGAAGGCTGTTTACTGAGAATGGTGCCTTCATCGCTAAGAGTGTCGATTGGTCGCTGATAAAGGCCACAGTCGATTTGATGAATATATTGGACGCCAAAGTCATGGAGATGAAAGAGGAGCGTTTAGATAAGAAAAAGAAGCCAAGGAAGGAGATTTAA
- a CDS encoding CBS domain-containing protein: MADVMTPNPIVVEVPGTRNDVLKIMVKHNLTGLPVVKRSDGSLAGIITRQDIFNKPDEDQLAMLMNRTPPTISPNEPVRKAAEIFCRMGIRHIPVVDKNRLVGILTPTDLLSVVEKGGYAQPVETVIRSTCVPIFQGSPLVVALVTLKVSKVSALPVLDERGILVGILTDRDIFNNSLVNSQIAESEIGIEKDEGGLAREGVRSIMRLWYEVSKLDIPAVSVKDVMVRSPTTVFRKTSVSEAARIMRKNDFGQLPVRDAKDHLLAMIYDLDVISVLTGEQ, encoded by the coding sequence GTGGCTGACGTCATGACTCCAAATCCCATCGTGGTTGAAGTGCCAGGGACCCGAAATGATGTTCTTAAAATAATGGTCAAGCACAATCTGACAGGACTGCCTGTGGTTAAGCGCAGCGATGGATCCCTAGCTGGCATAATAACACGTCAGGACATATTCAATAAGCCCGATGAAGACCAACTGGCAATGCTAATGAACAGAACGCCACCTACCATTAGTCCTAATGAACCTGTTCGCAAGGCCGCTGAGATCTTTTGCAGGATGGGTATACGCCACATTCCCGTGGTAGATAAAAACCGATTGGTAGGCATATTGACCCCAACAGACCTGCTCTCTGTGGTGGAGAAAGGAGGATATGCGCAACCAGTGGAGACAGTAATTAGATCCACCTGCGTTCCAATTTTCCAGGGGTCCCCGTTGGTAGTCGCCTTGGTGACTTTGAAGGTGAGCAAGGTCTCGGCCCTGCCCGTACTAGATGAAAGAGGCATATTAGTGGGAATTCTAACAGATCGGGATATATTCAACAATTCATTGGTGAATAGCCAGATAGCTGAGTCTGAGATAGGCATTGAAAAAGACGAGGGGGGTTTAGCCCGAGAAGGGGTACGCAGCATAATGAGACTGTGGTATGAGGTTTCAAAACTGGATATACCTGCAGTTAGCGTTAAAGACGTGATGGTGAGATCACCAACCACAGTCTTCCGCAAGACATCAGTGTCAGAAGCCGCAAGGATAATGAGGAAGAACGACTTCGGGCAACTACCGGTTCGGGACGCTAAGGATCATCTTTTAGCGATGATCTACGACCTGGACGTGATATCAGTACTAACCGGTGAACAATGA
- a CDS encoding flavodoxin family protein translates to MKVLALNGSPRRKGTTASILNESIKEHKDVDLRYYNLVDMNIRDCISCRHCKEHDSCSINDDMTRIYQDMRWADAIIMASPIYMSAETALLKAVVDRTYALVAYAEGGPGRYKPRLQPGKRGVALFVCGNPKGEQAYACVRDRYYEYFAFQGITKALSLIVPGIAPSMNVMESMKAQSAVNQIKEFLRG, encoded by the coding sequence ATGAAAGTACTTGCTCTGAATGGAAGCCCGCGCAGAAAAGGAACCACTGCGTCAATCCTAAACGAGTCCATCAAAGAACATAAAGACGTTGACCTCAGATATTATAACTTGGTCGATATGAATATTCGGGACTGTATCTCGTGCCGGCATTGCAAAGAGCATGACTCTTGTTCTATCAATGATGATATGACGCGAATCTATCAGGATATGCGCTGGGCAGACGCTATTATCATGGCCTCGCCCATTTACATGAGCGCTGAGACTGCTCTGCTTAAGGCAGTGGTAGACAGAACATATGCTTTAGTAGCCTATGCTGAAGGAGGGCCAGGCAGGTATAAGCCAAGGCTGCAACCAGGTAAAAGAGGGGTAGCGCTGTTCGTCTGCGGGAACCCAAAAGGAGAGCAAGCATATGCATGCGTAAGGGATAGGTATTACGAGTATTTCGCTTTTCAAGGCATAACCAAGGCACTGTCATTGATTGTCCCAGGGATAGCGCCTTCAATGAATGTGATGGAATCCATGAAAGCACAATCAGCCGTCAACCAGATCAAGGAATTCCTTAGAGGTTAG
- a CDS encoding NAD(P)/FAD-dependent oxidoreductase, whose product MEPMELDLVIIGGGPAGLTAGIYSSSRKLSSVVLEAGEPGGQPINIYPDKPIENYPGLVVPEAREFVTLLISHAKAVGCNLRTHERALEIKDLEDGRLMVETDKDEYVAKAVIVAIGAGLYKPKRLGAKGEAEFEGRGVFYTLPSRESIKGKKVIFIGGGNSALEMALLACDIADVCVVHRREKFRADNVYVERIAASGVDTYLSAEVEEIKGEDTVKSVILKIGDPPARKELEADVVVINIGFVPDTSDLGRWGLRLEDGLIVVDSEMHTSRRGVFACGDIVTYKGKFKQIITGCGEAATAVNSAYKFITKPYWA is encoded by the coding sequence ATGGAACCAATGGAATTGGACCTGGTCATCATAGGAGGTGGCCCAGCAGGCCTTACCGCAGGGATATACTCATCCTCCCGAAAGCTTTCTAGCGTGGTATTGGAAGCGGGTGAGCCGGGAGGACAGCCTATAAACATCTATCCGGATAAGCCCATCGAGAATTATCCTGGCCTTGTAGTGCCAGAAGCCAGGGAGTTTGTTACACTCTTAATCTCACACGCAAAAGCAGTGGGTTGTAATCTACGAACACACGAACGCGCCTTAGAGATTAAGGATTTAGAAGATGGCCGCTTAATGGTGGAGACAGACAAAGATGAGTATGTTGCCAAAGCTGTAATAGTCGCCATAGGTGCCGGCCTATACAAACCAAAGCGGCTAGGAGCCAAAGGAGAAGCAGAGTTCGAGGGACGCGGAGTTTTCTACACCCTTCCTTCTCGTGAGAGTATCAAAGGCAAGAAAGTTATTTTCATTGGTGGTGGAAACAGTGCCCTCGAGATGGCTTTGCTTGCATGTGATATCGCTGATGTCTGCGTTGTACATCGCCGCGAGAAATTCAGAGCAGACAACGTTTATGTCGAAAGGATTGCTGCGTCAGGAGTCGATACATATCTGTCTGCAGAGGTGGAGGAGATCAAGGGAGAGGATACCGTAAAAAGCGTAATCCTAAAAATCGGTGATCCCCCTGCGAGAAAAGAGCTGGAAGCTGACGTTGTTGTCATCAACATAGGCTTTGTTCCAGATACCAGTGATCTAGGGAGATGGGGCCTGCGCCTCGAAGACGGACTTATCGTGGTGGATTCAGAAATGCATACCTCCAGGAGGGGAGTGTTCGCCTGCGGGGATATAGTAACTTATAAAGGCAAGTTCAAGCAGATAATCACTGGTTGCGGAGAGGCGGCAACAGCAGTCAACTCAGCATATAAATTCATAACCAAGCCCTATTGGGCGTGA